From a single Diachasmimorpha longicaudata isolate KC_UGA_2023 chromosome 13, iyDiaLong2, whole genome shotgun sequence genomic region:
- the LOC135168319 gene encoding toll-like receptor Tollo: MQGNPAFLAILLGTIFGSLGASLSKALRYKAPDECKWVATGDSEDDVSLVCRLRTINSELENTNFSVIQPQHTVRLRLECSDALFYQSSLSAGSFRPLIELRELVIEYCKIGNLSDDAFKGLKELRNLTVRTHNTDWSAMALDVSTRAFTEELFKLERLDLGENNMWSLPEGSLCSLHNLEVLNLTKNRLREVSSFHFGSSVGRCGSNLRELDLSNNSIETLPTAAFSGLARLQSLDLRSNAINFMADRAFESLSSLVVLKLTDNRLSSLPPELFNDARNIKEIHLQNNSLNVLAPGLFNDLTQLLVLDLSMNELTTEWVNSATFTGLVRLVVLDLSSNRINRLEPAVFRDLYSLQILRLQDNLIATLSENTFSALYNLHTLILSDNQLTIIDATTLSGLYVLSLLSLDNNRLNGLHPSSLRNASSLQDLHLNGNRLTAVPDALKATPLLRTLDLGENLISEIPTGTFDHVSQLYGLRLTENHIGNLTKGIFEKIKELKILNLSRNRIQYIEPGAFDDNTNLRAIRLDGNQLTDITGLFANLPNLVWLNVSDNKLKWFDYAMIPTGLQWLDIHANEISELGNYFEIETQLQLSTFVASENKLTEITGNAIPMSVEVLFLNDNLISKVQSYAFFKKPNLTRVDLKGNRIQNLETYALRISAVPADKPLPEFYIGDNQYLCDCTMEWLQRVNRQNQSRIHPQVMDLDSIFCKLLYDRERMYVPLVEASHSQFLCKYESHCFALCHCCDFDACDCEMTCPNNCTCYHDQSWSANVVDCSAGGHVNRLPEQIPMDATRLYLDGNDLRIISSHAFIGRKKLKVLFLNASNIEIVQNRSFNGLRDLQDLHLQDNRIHELRGHEFEGLGNLWTLCLQGNEISSIANNTFSRLRSLKVLRLQGNRLTTLSYWALPTSAEVSLSRNPWSCECDYLEVYREWILSARNRVADVTEIRCVLNVTELEAYGDEVFRDNEFGFPVLDGTSNDSSMCTGLASIDNGIQGNLTKTIIERQALQDYLPLLVSTLAVFLVIVLLGMLIFIFRQEFRVWFHSRFGVRIFYRSTEFDREDRDKLFDAFVSYSSKDEAFVAEELAPVLEMGNPSYKLCLHYRDFPVGSFIADTIVQAVESSRRTIMVLSENFIKSEWCRFDFKSAHHQVLRDRRRRLILVLVGDVPQRDLDPDIRLYLKTNTYLQWGDKLFWEKLRFALPDVPNNQRTNNQRRQPPPVRRQHNNQTSGARSVAVHI, translated from the coding sequence ATGCAGGGGAATCCTGCTTTTTTGGCAATACTACTCGGTACAATATTCGGCTCGCTTGGTGCCTCACTGAGTAAAGCACTGAGGTACAAAGCACCGGACGAGTGTAAATGGGTTGCAACGGGTGATAGTGAGGACGATGTATCACTCGTTTGTCGTTTACGAACTATCAACAGTGAACttgaaaatacaaatttcaGTGTTATACAGCCACAACACACAGTCAGACTACGGTTAGAGTGTAGTGATGCACTTTTTTATCAAAGTTCACTGAGCGCTGGTAGTTTTCGACCTCTGATTGAACTACGTGAACTTGTCATTGAGTACTGTAAGATTGGAAATTTATCCGATGATGCGTTCAAGGGTCTCAAAGAGCTTCGGAATCTCACTGTCCGCACTCATAATACTGATTGGTCGGCGATGGCTTTGGATGTATCAACTCGAGCTTTTACCGAGGAGTTATTCAAACTTGAGAGACTTGATCTTGGTGAAAATAATATGTGGAGTTTGCCGGAGGGTAGTCTGTGCTCACTCCACAATTTGGAGGTTCTCAACTTGACGAAAAATCGATTGCGTGAAGTATCGAGCTTTCATTTTGGCTCGAGTGTTGGACGCTGTGGAAGTAATTTACGTGAATTGGATCTGAGTAATAACAGCATTGAGACCCTACCAACAGCAGCATTTTCCGGTTTAGCTAGGTTACAAAGTCTTGATCTACGAAGCAATGCCATTAACTTTATGGCCGATCGTGCCTTCGAGAGTTTATCCTCGTTGGTTGTACTCAAACTCACGGACAATCGTCTATCGAGTTTACCACCCGAGTTGTTCAACGATGCGCGAAACATCAAAGAAATTCATCTGCAAAATAATTCGCTGAATGTTTTAGCACCTGGTTTATTCAACGATCTCACTCAACTATTGGTCCTCGATCTCAGTATGAATGAGTTGACAACTGAGTGGGTTAATTCAGCGACATTTACCGGATTGGTTAGACTCGTTGTACTGGATTTATCAAGTAACAGAATAAACCGACTAGAGCCAGCTGTATTTCGAGACCTTTACAGCCTTCAAATTCTACGTCTTCAGGATAATCTCATTGCGACACTCTCGGAAAATACATTCTCAGCACTCTACAATTTACACACACTCATACTCAGTGATAATCAGTTGACGATTATCGATGCAACAACTCTCAGTGGTTTGTATGTACTGAGTCTTCTCTCGTTGGATAATAACAGACTCAATGGACTTCATCCGAGCTCGTTACGAAATGCCTCGTCTCTCCAGGACTTGCATCTTAACGGTAATCGACTGACAGCAGTGCCGGATGCACTAAAAGCCACACCTCTCTTGCGCACCCTCGATCTCGGTGAAAATCTCATTTCCGAGATACCGACTGGTACCTTCGATCACGTGTCGCAGTTGTATGGCCTCAGGTTGACGGAAAATCACATTGGTAATCTCACTAAAGGAATATTTGAGAAGATCAAAGAACTCAAGATACTCAACCTATCGCGCAATAGAATACAATATATCGAACCCGGTGCATTTGATGACAACACCAATCTACGTGCCATTCGTTTGGATGGCAATCAATTGACTGATATCACTGGATTATTCGCCAATTTACCGAATTTAGTGTGGTTAAATGTTAGTGATAATAAACTCAAGTGGTTTGACTATGCTATGATACCAACGGGATTACAGTGGTTGGATATACACGCTAATGAGATAAGCGAACTGGGCAATTACTTTGAGATCGAGACGCAACTTCAGTTAAGTACATTCGTCGCTAGTGAGAACAAATTAACTGAGATAACCGGTAATGCAATACCTATGAGTGTTGAAGTATTATTTCTCAATGACAATCTCATATCAAAAGTGCAGAGTTACGCTTTTTTCAAAAAACCTAATCTCACGCGAGTCGATCTCAAGGGCAATAGAATACAAAATCTTGAGACATATGCCCTGAGAATAAGTGCTGTACCAGCGGATAAACCATTGCCTGAATTCTACATTGGTGATAATCAGTATCTGTGTGATTGTACCATGGAATGGCTACAGCGTGTCAACAGACAAAATCAATCACGCATACATCCACAAGTTATGGACCTTGACAGTATATTCTGTAAATTATTGTACGATCGTGAGCGCATGTATGTACCACTCGTTGAGGCATCACACTCACAATTTCTCTGCAAGTATGAGTCACATTGTTTTGCACTGTGTCATTGCTGTGATTTTGATGCTTGTGATTGTGAAATGACCTGTCCAAATAATTGCACCTGTTACCACGATCAATCGTGGTCAGCAAATGTTGTAGATTGTTCAGCCGGGGGTCACGTCAATCGTCTACCCGAGCAAATACCCATGGATGCAACAAGGCTGTATCTTGATGGCAATGACCTCAGAATCATCTCCAGTCATGCGTTCATTGgtcgtaaaaaattgaaagtacTTTTTCTCAATGCCTCAAACATTGAAATTGTCCAGAACAGATCGTTCAATGGTCTACGGGATCTTCAGGATCTTCATCTTCAGGACAATAGGATTCATGAACTACGTGGACACGAATTCGAAGGGCTCGGAAATCTTTGGACACTTTGTCTACAAGGAAATGAGATATCGTCAATAGCCAATAACACATTTTCACGTTTGAGATCACTGAAGGTACTGCGATTGCAGGGTAATCGTCTTACGACTTTGTCCTATTGGGCCTTACCAACGTCTGCTGAAGTGAGCCTCTCGAGGAATCCCTGGTCATGTGAGTGTGACTATCTTGAGGTTTATCGAGAATGGATACTCTCAGCGAGAAATCGTGTTGCCGATGTAACGGAAATAAGATGTGTGTTGAATGTCACGGAATTGGAGGCATACGGTGACGAGGTCTTCAGAGACAATGAATTTGGTTTTCCTGTGCTAGATGGTACATCAAATGACAGCTCAATGTGCACAGGACTTGCTAGTATTGACAACGGTATTCAGGGGAATTTAACTAAGACCATTATCGAGAGACAAGCACTTCAAGATTACTTGCCACTGCTAGTGTCGACATTGGCTGTATTTTTGGTTATTGTTCTACTCGGAATGCTCATATTCATCTTCAGACAGGAATTTCGTGTGTGGTTTCACTCGCGATTTGGAGTGAGAATATTCTATCGCAGTACAGAATTCGACAGAGAGGATCGTGATAAATTATTCGATGCATTTGTCAGCTACAGCTCCAAAGACGAAGCATTTGTTGCTGAAGAATTGGCGCCAGTGTTAGAAATGGGAAATCCATCCTACAAATTATGTTTACATTATCGTGATTTTCCTGTCGGTAGTTTCATAGCTGACACTATTGTACAAGCTGTTGAATCATCGAGAAGAACGATAATGGTACTGTCggagaattttataaaatccgaGTGGTGTCGATTTGATTTTAAATCGGCTCATCATCAAGTGCTTCGTGATAGACGACGCAGACTCATACTCGTTCTCGTTGGAGATGTACCCCAGCGGGATCTTGATCCAGATATTAGACTTTATCTCAAGACAAATACTTATTTACAATGGggtgataaattattttgggaaaaattgagatttgCCCTGCCCGATGTGCCAAACAATCAGAGAACCAACAATCAGAGGAGACAACCACCACCTGTCCGACGGCAGCATAATAATCAAACTAGTGGTGCGCGCAGTGTTGCTGTTCAcatatga